AGAGAGGCTAAACTCCTTATTTGTGCAGACTGCGTCTCAGTTGCCTATCCTAAGCTTCATCTTGAGCTTCTTCCTGAGAGAAAAATTATGATAGGGTGTCCCAAATTTGATCCCGCCGAACTATATGTAGAGAAGTTTGCCGAGATCTTTGAAAAGGTACCCCTTCAGAGTGTTGAAGTAGCTATTATGGAAGTTCCATGTTGTAAAGGGTTAGTTTACATTCTCAATGAAGCAAGAAAGCTTGCTAAAAAGGAAATTCCCTTTAAGATTTATACCATCGGGGTTAAAGGAGAAATCCTTAGAGAGGAGGTCTTTTGAGCTATATGGAGTGGGAAAGGGAGGCTGAAGAGTATCTTAAAAAAGTTCCCTTTTTCGTAAGGGGAAGAGTGAAAAGAGAGATTGAGAAATACCTTGCTGAGAGAGGCTTGAAAAGGGTTACCTTAGATGGGGTGCTTTCTGCTAAAAGTGCCCTTATAGATAAGATGTCTCAGGCAGAAAGAGCCTTTGAGGTAAGTGGGTGTTTTGGTCTTAATTCCTGCCCTAATGCCCTTACTACTTCTGAGGAGTTACTCAAAAAGCTTGAGCAGGTTCTTGAGGAGGAGAAAATATCCGATTTATTGAGAGAGAAGGTGAAGGGCCCTCTTAAAGCACATCACAAGTTTAAGGTTCTTCTTTCGGAATGTCCCAATGCCTGCTCCCAGATTTACATCGCGGACTTTGCTCTTCATGGTGTGGTAAAAGTAGATGTGGATCCCAAGGC
This window of the Caldimicrobium thiodismutans genome carries:
- a CDS encoding 4Fe-4S binding protein produces the protein MEWEREAEEYLKKVPFFVRGRVKREIEKYLAERGLKRVTLDGVLSAKSALIDKMSQAERAFEVSGCFGLNSCPNALTTSEELLKKLEQVLEEEKISDLLREKVKGPLKAHHKFKVLLSECPNACSQIYIADFALHGVVKVDVDPKACSFCGSCVEVCEESAINLTDFGPLVNEERCVGCGHCIKICPESALTEAFRGYKIYLGGKLGRHPRLATFLTYAKEDEVIALFKKVVQFYKENNIKGERLGTILERVGWDRAKELLLR